In Listeria cossartiae subsp. cossartiae, the DNA window TATTTTCATTTAAATCGCCTTCATAAGAACCAAAATTGAATTCACGGAAACGTGCATCCGTTTGAACTTCTTTATCAGCAGATTTAGCGCTTTCTTTTAAAATTAAGTTTGCAGTTTGGATAGCACGACCACTGTCACTACTATAAGCTGCAGAGAAATCAACGTCTTTCAATCCTTTACCAGCACTTGTAACTACTTTTTCACCAGCAGGAGTAAGAACTGCATCAGACCAACCTTGTACGCGGTCAGTTGTGTTTAACATTGTTTTACCGTGACGCACTACATAAAATGTCACAGTGCCGTCTTCTTTAGTTTCTTTTGTTTCCTTTTTGTCTGCATCTGTGCTGTTACCGCAACCTGCAATTAGCAGTACTGCGCATAACGCCATCAATAATTTAAAAATATTTTTCTTCATCTTGTTCTCCTTTTTTTGTTTTTTTAGCAAAATAAAAACCTAGATAAATCGAAAATTCGCCCAAAAAGCCAATTTTTGATTTATCTAGGTTATGCCCAGGTTGGTTACATTCCTAAATAAGGTTATTTTGTTTATAGGACGATTTTATCATGGATGGAAAGCGGTTACAAGTCTAATTTTAGTAAAAATAGTAAAATGTGAAAATTTTATTTTGAGAGGAAAAGTGAAAAAAATAAAGAAATTTATTGCTAAATGTTCGAAAAAACACAAACTATTAAAAAGCCTTTATTTGCAATTGATTTGGGCGTTTTTTTGTGTTAAATTTAACTTAAAGATTGGAGGTGGAGACACAATGAGATTAAAGATAAATTGTGATTTTGATTCTAAAATAATCCCAAAAGATTTTCAAAGTAAAGTTGTTAGTCTGTTCAAAGCGGGGATTACGAAATCAAGTCCAGAGAGATATGAGGATTTGTTTGGCGGGAATAAACATAAGCAATATACGTTTTCCGTATATCTGCCCAAACCTCGAAATAAAGGGGCAGAAATTCAGCTCGATGAAGCGAATTGTATTATTAATTTTTCAACGGGAGATGCGGAAACGGGAGTCATTTTTTATAACGCATTGATCAGTTTGAGAGGTAGCAAAGTTTTATTTGGAGCTGGGAATCATATTACGGTAAAAAACATCCAAATAGTC includes these proteins:
- a CDS encoding histidine phosphatase family protein — encoded protein: MKKNIFKLLMALCAVLLIAGCGNSTDADKKETKETKEDGTVTFYVVRHGKTMLNTTDRVQGWSDAVLTPAGEKVVTSAGKGLKDVDFSAAYSSDSGRAIQTANLILKESAKSADKEVQTDARFREFNFGSYEGDLNENMWTDIAKSQGKTLEEWQKAGISPKGFADSVAALDKTRVKEGENWPAEDYATIQARLKDGLTEVAKKESKNGDSNVLLVSHGLSIGALLDTIEPGYKLPAAGIKNASVTKITYKDGKFTIGDVNDLSYVENGSK